One Apostichopus japonicus isolate 1M-3 chromosome 14, ASM3797524v1, whole genome shotgun sequence genomic window carries:
- the LOC139980377 gene encoding uncharacterized protein produces MASTQENTESNVYYDIVENRDQIPEYIEVTGDAEYMRVIPPGTPPSNTTVASAPPAGNVMLTPNIANQQLQGSQPPVNPNYQTTSQPQQLPRQPQHQQPYLQPQMPPHQQQTAENQPQQNPVTYPAPPPYQQYDQKGSLPPPPYQPQEIQTIQPQPIHAMPYNMSQQGQGVVIQQPQQFQQMPFQPVTVINTSDAGQSNSIQGMAITSIVLSAIATVCVLGCLCTVPAIVLGSLALNRSAAEDTRKKFAITSMVLTVTVWIIYVALLLISIIGG; encoded by the exons ATGGCATCGACACAAGAAAATACCG AGTCAAATGTTTACTACGATATTGTTGAAAATCGGGACCAGATCCCGGAGTACATAGAAGTCACTGGAGATGCAGAATATATGAGGGTAATTCCACCTGGGACACCGCCATCAAACACGACTGTGGCATCTGCACCACCTGCAGGAAATGTGATGTTAACACCTAACATTGCGAATCAACAACTTCAAGGATCGCAACCACCGGTTAACCCGAATTACCAGACTACGTCCCAGCCACAGCAGCTTCCACGACAACCACAACATCAGCAGCCGTACCTTCAACCCCAGATGCCTCCACACCAACAACAAACAGCCGAGAATCAACCCCAGCAAAACCCTGTCACATATCCCGCTCCTCCGCCATATCAACAATACGACCAAAAAGGATCTTTACCTCCTCCTCCCTACCAGCCACAAGAGATACAGACTATTCAGCCGCAACCGATTCACGCAATGCCGTACAATATGTCACAACAAGGTCAGGGGGTAGTTATCCAGCAGCCTCAACAGTTTCAACAAATG CCATTCCAACCTGTCACGGTAATAAATACATCGGATGCAGGTCAAAGTAACTCAATACAAGGAATGGCTATAACCTCCATAGTGCTGTCAGCGATTGCAACAGTGTGTGTTCTTGGATGCCTTTGTACCGTACCAGCAATAGTGCTTGGTTCACTG GCTTTAAACAGATCCGCGGCGGAAGACACAAGGAAAAAATTCGCTATCACTTCTATGGTTTTGACAGTTACAGTATGGATCATATATGTTGCCTTATTAttgatttca